From the genome of Methanorbis furvi, one region includes:
- a CDS encoding MBL fold metallo-hydrolase, producing MTPSNETQGKKSPYIDETFQQRIRPYISILNDKEAEEYFKETEEAVEQLVELGKDPKEALQIMENIGLYLSANSGKNFTADYQKISLSNDRELWSIQLPGGGNVNLFRTPEGNMILDTGYGCCYHDVETMLKTLGVEGFADVKKVVCTHADADHCGAAGFLPVKPIMHPVTKQILDAGTRGFGSDTDHKQLERSYTTTINTFSKMNVPDSVDLCSTTPKEMHGLFPVIDELDFGGMHFEIWESLGGHIAGQIFLYEKDIGLLFTSDALINFATMTKERRDYCSIADYLVTSVNVNSTIARTERHELMRIAKELDDELKRKGKKLLICCGHGAVSMLDDTGNMVAAGEIQHYAADAK from the coding sequence ATGACTCCGTCAAACGAGACTCAGGGAAAAAAATCACCCTACATTGACGAAACGTTTCAGCAACGGATTCGCCCATACATATCCATACTGAATGACAAAGAAGCAGAAGAGTACTTCAAAGAAACTGAAGAAGCGGTCGAACAACTGGTAGAGCTTGGAAAAGATCCAAAAGAAGCCCTCCAGATCATGGAAAACATCGGCCTCTATCTCTCGGCAAACTCCGGCAAAAACTTCACCGCCGACTATCAGAAAATATCACTCTCGAACGATCGTGAACTCTGGTCCATACAACTGCCGGGCGGAGGAAACGTCAACCTCTTCAGAACGCCGGAAGGAAACATGATCCTCGACACCGGATACGGCTGCTGTTATCATGACGTCGAAACCATGCTGAAAACTCTCGGCGTCGAAGGGTTTGCCGACGTCAAAAAAGTCGTCTGCACTCACGCCGACGCAGACCACTGCGGAGCCGCAGGATTTTTGCCGGTAAAACCAATCATGCACCCCGTAACAAAACAGATCCTTGACGCAGGAACACGGGGATTTGGATCCGACACAGATCACAAACAACTGGAACGCTCCTACACCACCACCATCAACACCTTCTCCAAAATGAATGTCCCGGACTCTGTCGACCTCTGCAGCACCACACCCAAAGAGATGCACGGACTTTTCCCCGTGATCGATGAACTCGACTTCGGCGGCATGCACTTTGAGATCTGGGAAAGTCTGGGCGGCCACATCGCCGGACAAATTTTTCTCTACGAAAAAGACATTGGCCTCCTCTTCACCAGCGACGCACTGATCAACTTTGCCACCATGACAAAAGAGCGCAGAGACTACTGCTCCATTGCAGACTATCTCGTCACCAGCGTCAACGTCAACAGCACAATCGCCAGAACCGAACGCCATGAACTCATGCGCATCGCCAAAGAACTTGACGACGAGCTCAAGAGAAAAGGAAAAAAACTCCTGATCTGCTGCGGACACGGCGCAGTATCCATGCTTGACGACACAGGAAACATGGTTGCCGCAGGCGAAATACAACACTATGCCGCAGACGCCAAATGA
- a CDS encoding valine--tRNA ligase, whose amino-acid sequence MSLPEELPKTYDFAAVEKRWLGEWNDSDFYFDTQSNKPQYVIDTPPPYPTGKLHIGHALNWVYMDIIARYKRMTGYNVMFPQGWDCHGLPTEVKVEETHNITKNDVSREEFRRMCRELTVDNIAAMRQSLRTMGFSVDWSNEYITMEPYYYGKTQLSFLRMLKDGYIYQDEHPVNYCTRCETAIAFAEVSYYEGTTLLNFFDFDGLEIATTRPELLAACVAVAVHPDDERYTESVGKTLRVPIFGHDVTIIADDAVDMNFGSGAVMICTFGDKTDVFWWKKHHLPLRKALSTNGTMTAICGKYQGMTSKACREAILADMKALGILKSQKQIDQRVGGCWRCKTPIEILSERQWFVRVKGDEIVKAAREIKWYPEHMLQRLENWAEQMEWDWCISRQRLFATPIPVWFCDQCGEMILPDEADLPIDPTIDKPKHACPKCGGSSFTGETDVLDTWMDSSITDLHITGWDGSGRPPYFPSQIRPQGHDIIRTWAFYTILRSIALTGEKPWDGILINGMVLGEDGFKMSKSRGNVIGPEDVMGPYGVDALRQWAAAGSSTGQDIQFNWNDVVAASRFQTKMWNIVRFSLMQINKETTVPETNGPSTLIDRWMLANLSHTIAEVTDAMENYLFDKGLKLIRDFAWNVLADEYLEFVKGRLYSEDPDRAGAVYTLRTTVDALCTMLSPYIPFFAQECYHHLSGGARIIDHPWSSFSYTDADAMRDGDLVVNIVGVLRKYKHDAGLALNAPLGETTIYTPSHNVDDAGDLGRTVNAQVTWKAEEPKLEKKVGDVVFNKGVVGKTLRGKAGAFMAAVNALSDADKITPPAFVVADGEEIAVPENAWTTSYVYSVSGMAVDVIMVDDAIITIRKA is encoded by the coding sequence ATGTCACTCCCAGAGGAGCTCCCAAAAACATACGACTTTGCCGCCGTGGAAAAGCGGTGGCTGGGCGAATGGAATGATAGCGATTTTTACTTCGATACCCAATCGAACAAACCCCAATACGTAATTGACACCCCGCCGCCGTACCCGACCGGCAAACTCCACATCGGCCACGCATTAAACTGGGTCTACATGGATATCATCGCGCGCTACAAACGCATGACCGGCTACAACGTCATGTTCCCGCAGGGCTGGGACTGTCACGGCCTCCCGACCGAAGTCAAGGTCGAAGAGACCCACAACATCACCAAAAATGACGTTTCCCGCGAAGAATTCCGCCGCATGTGCCGCGAACTCACCGTAGATAACATCGCAGCAATGCGCCAGTCACTTCGAACCATGGGTTTCTCGGTAGACTGGAGCAACGAATACATCACCATGGAGCCGTACTACTACGGCAAAACCCAGCTCTCGTTCCTGCGCATGCTCAAAGACGGCTACATCTATCAGGACGAGCATCCGGTAAACTACTGCACCCGCTGCGAGACTGCAATCGCATTCGCCGAAGTATCCTACTACGAAGGAACCACGCTCCTCAACTTCTTCGACTTCGACGGACTGGAGATCGCAACCACGCGCCCTGAACTGCTCGCAGCCTGTGTCGCCGTCGCCGTCCACCCTGATGACGAGCGGTACACGGAAAGTGTTGGAAAAACTCTCCGCGTCCCCATCTTCGGTCACGACGTAACCATCATCGCCGACGATGCCGTTGACATGAACTTCGGATCAGGTGCCGTAATGATCTGTACGTTTGGTGACAAGACCGACGTGTTCTGGTGGAAAAAACATCACCTCCCGCTCCGCAAGGCGCTCTCCACCAATGGAACCATGACTGCCATCTGCGGCAAGTATCAGGGAATGACCTCAAAGGCATGCCGCGAAGCAATCCTTGCCGACATGAAAGCACTCGGCATCCTCAAAAGCCAGAAACAGATCGACCAGCGTGTCGGCGGCTGCTGGAGATGCAAGACTCCGATCGAAATTCTCTCCGAACGCCAGTGGTTCGTCAGAGTCAAGGGTGATGAGATCGTCAAAGCAGCCCGCGAGATCAAATGGTATCCCGAACACATGCTGCAGCGGCTGGAAAACTGGGCAGAGCAGATGGAGTGGGACTGGTGCATTTCCCGTCAGCGGCTGTTTGCCACCCCGATTCCGGTCTGGTTCTGTGATCAGTGCGGCGAAATGATTTTGCCGGACGAGGCCGATCTCCCGATCGATCCGACCATCGACAAACCAAAGCATGCCTGCCCGAAGTGCGGCGGCAGTTCGTTCACCGGCGAAACCGACGTGCTCGACACCTGGATGGATTCATCCATCACTGATCTGCACATCACCGGCTGGGACGGTTCAGGCAGACCGCCGTACTTCCCGTCACAGATTCGTCCGCAGGGACATGACATCATCAGAACCTGGGCATTCTACACCATCCTCCGCAGCATCGCGCTCACCGGTGAAAAGCCGTGGGACGGCATTCTGATCAACGGCATGGTGCTCGGCGAGGACGGGTTCAAGATGTCGAAGTCGCGCGGCAATGTGATCGGCCCTGAGGATGTCATGGGTCCGTACGGTGTTGACGCGCTTCGTCAGTGGGCTGCTGCCGGCTCTTCGACCGGTCAGGACATTCAGTTCAACTGGAATGATGTGGTCGCAGCATCCAGATTCCAGACAAAGATGTGGAACATCGTCAGGTTCTCCTTGATGCAGATCAACAAGGAGACCACGGTTCCGGAAACAAACGGCCCGTCCACTCTGATTGACCGCTGGATGCTTGCAAACCTCTCACATACGATTGCTGAAGTAACGGACGCTATGGAAAACTATCTCTTCGACAAGGGTCTGAAGCTGATCCGCGACTTTGCATGGAATGTGCTTGCCGATGAGTATCTGGAGTTTGTGAAAGGCAGACTCTACAGCGAGGACCCTGACCGCGCCGGTGCGGTTTACACGCTTCGGACGACGGTGGATGCTCTGTGTACGATGCTCTCTCCCTATATTCCGTTCTTTGCGCAGGAGTGTTACCACCATCTCTCCGGCGGTGCGAGAATTATTGATCATCCCTGGAGCAGTTTCTCGTACACTGATGCGGACGCGATGCGTGACGGCGATCTTGTGGTGAATATTGTCGGCGTGCTCCGCAAGTACAAGCATGATGCAGGACTTGCCCTCAATGCACCGCTCGGTGAGACTACCATCTATACGCCGTCGCACAATGTTGATGATGCAGGCGATCTCGGCCGCACGGTGAATGCTCAGGTGACCTGGAAGGCGGAGGAGCCGAAGCTTGAGAAGAAGGTCGGCGATGTGGTGTTCAACAAGGGTGTTGTCGGCAAAACGCTCCGCGGAAAGGCGGGCGCATTCATGGCAGCGGTGAACGCACTTTCTGATGCCGACAAGATAACACCGCCGGCATTTGTCGTCGCTGACGGCGAGGAGATTGCGGTGCCGGAGAATGCATGGACCACTTCGTATGTTTACTCGGTCTCCGGTATGGCGGTTGATGTGATCATGGTTGATGATGCGATCATTACGATCAGAAAAGCCTGA
- a CDS encoding cation:proton antiporter yields MDAQSELIMSVVVVLACAIAVLFVGRRLRMPFIIGYFITGIIVGPAGLGLVTEEQVSLLAELGVILLMFTIGLEMSLKSLLSMKKIVLVGGTLQLVLTTAAVWAVMVAVGFDSNVAIFIGFLVAHSSTAVIMNLYQNSGEVDTKHGRIALGLLIFQDLNVIPMMLMVPILAGTSETDLVGSLLNFGMGMVILAIVLVGAIFLVPKFLTRVALTRSKELFIISIVAICFGIAWLMSLNGVSLALGAFLAGIAISESDYSHEVIGQILPFRDLLTSFFFVSIGMMLNLQYVMEHLLLIIVLAVVLMFGKTLINIVSVRAIGITGAAAILSAIGLSQIGEFSFILGSTGLSSGILTQDVYQVFLAITIVTMAITPFAVNAGPAIAKRLVKPKVPGGNIFEEEGEGDNCEIKPKEHVIVVGYGLAGQYVSKALKRVEIPYLILELNAETVNREKKRGERIVYGDATRDSILEYAGVMKARSIVITIPDMEAIKAIVTTVRRMNPHINIITRSRFISETQELYRLGADEVIVDEREAALQIFRRILANEQVPQQDQDLYVKQIRNDLYDQYIDVGSHGDKTEKSGSWFDAIHLRAIRTEEKDSMNRNSIEQIRVGDNCDVAGKRLSDVHLRADHGISVIAVRRGEDSNDAVVAPDGNTVLEAGDTAVVIGDRKAITDILPLFTEKTEKEE; encoded by the coding sequence GTGGACGCACAATCAGAACTTATTATGTCGGTGGTGGTAGTACTCGCGTGCGCCATCGCCGTTCTTTTCGTAGGCAGACGCCTGCGTATGCCGTTTATTATCGGCTACTTCATTACCGGTATCATCGTAGGTCCTGCAGGCCTTGGTCTGGTCACCGAAGAACAGGTATCACTCTTAGCCGAACTTGGTGTCATCCTCCTGATGTTCACCATCGGTCTTGAGATGTCATTGAAGAGTCTGCTCTCAATGAAAAAGATCGTACTGGTAGGAGGTACCCTCCAGCTGGTGCTCACCACGGCAGCCGTCTGGGCCGTCATGGTCGCGGTCGGATTTGACTCGAACGTCGCAATTTTCATAGGATTCTTAGTTGCGCACTCATCAACCGCCGTCATCATGAACCTGTACCAGAACAGCGGCGAGGTTGACACAAAGCATGGGAGAATTGCGCTTGGCCTGCTTATCTTCCAAGACTTAAACGTCATTCCCATGATGCTCATGGTCCCCATCCTTGCCGGAACCTCAGAAACCGATCTGGTTGGATCCCTTCTGAACTTCGGTATGGGTATGGTTATCCTTGCAATCGTTCTCGTTGGAGCCATATTCCTTGTACCAAAATTCCTGACAAGAGTTGCCTTAACCCGGAGCAAGGAACTCTTCATCATCTCAATCGTTGCCATCTGTTTCGGTATCGCCTGGCTGATGTCCTTAAACGGTGTCTCTCTTGCGCTTGGTGCGTTCCTCGCAGGAATTGCAATCTCTGAATCCGATTACAGCCACGAAGTCATCGGACAGATTCTGCCGTTCCGTGATCTTTTGACAAGTTTCTTCTTTGTCTCAATTGGTATGATGCTGAATTTGCAGTACGTCATGGAACACCTTCTGTTAATCATTGTACTTGCGGTTGTTCTGATGTTTGGAAAAACACTCATCAACATCGTGAGTGTGAGAGCGATTGGTATAACGGGAGCTGCTGCGATCCTCTCGGCAATCGGCCTGTCGCAGATTGGTGAGTTCTCATTCATTTTGGGATCCACCGGTCTGTCGTCAGGCATTCTGACGCAGGATGTTTATCAGGTATTCCTTGCGATTACTATTGTAACCATGGCGATTACGCCGTTTGCGGTGAATGCAGGTCCGGCGATTGCAAAAAGGCTGGTCAAGCCAAAGGTGCCGGGCGGAAACATCTTCGAAGAGGAGGGAGAGGGGGACAACTGCGAGATCAAACCCAAAGAGCATGTGATTGTGGTGGGATACGGTCTTGCGGGACAGTACGTATCGAAGGCACTGAAGCGGGTGGAGATCCCCTACCTCATTCTTGAACTGAATGCGGAGACTGTGAACCGCGAGAAGAAACGCGGTGAACGAATCGTTTACGGCGACGCAACGCGTGACTCGATCCTTGAGTACGCCGGAGTGATGAAGGCACGTTCCATTGTGATCACGATTCCTGACATGGAAGCAATCAAAGCGATTGTTACAACCGTTCGCAGGATGAATCCGCACATCAACATCATCACAAGATCCAGATTTATCTCCGAGACCCAGGAGCTGTACCGGCTTGGTGCTGATGAAGTGATTGTGGATGAACGTGAGGCGGCTCTGCAGATTTTCCGCAGAATTCTTGCAAACGAGCAGGTTCCGCAGCAGGATCAGGATTTGTATGTGAAGCAGATCAGAAATGATCTTTATGATCAGTATATTGATGTGGGATCGCATGGCGATAAGACGGAGAAGTCCGGCAGCTGGTTTGATGCGATTCATCTGCGGGCGATAAGGACTGAGGAGAAGGATTCGATGAACCGTAACTCAATTGAGCAGATCAGGGTTGGAGACAACTGTGATGTTGCCGGAAAAAGGTTGTCTGATGTTCACCTGCGGGCAGACCACGGTATATCGGTTATTGCTGTGCGGCGCGGCGAGGACAGTAATGATGCTGTTGTTGCGCCTGACGGAAATACAGTACTTGAGGCAGGCGACACGGCGGTTGTTATCGGGGACCGGAAGGCAATTACGGACATTCTTCCGCTGTTTACTGAGAAGACAGAAAAGGAGGAGTAA
- a CDS encoding DUF6293 family protein has translation MPTTHVVFVGPERDFLMGSIALLREVGFSRIVLVTGNDPKFSGEALVQKTAKSLSRDLGIFWPVSVVEVNKSSVMEAANQILSIINSERTLGNDVLLNVASALQPLSMSAYIAASMSRARVVSALPNYSDDGTLVGALEIVEIPVLPIGYPGAEQQLLISRIGDGVESLDSLIYLMFPEIDKNSKRFRSERSRLSHHLSKLESGGFIVKTKYGRNIAIRLTCLGQMFAQVISRGDVPQDD, from the coding sequence ATGCCAACAACACATGTAGTATTTGTCGGACCCGAGCGGGATTTCCTCATGGGATCCATCGCTCTTCTTCGCGAAGTGGGATTTTCCCGCATCGTTCTGGTGACTGGGAATGATCCCAAGTTCTCCGGAGAAGCTCTTGTACAAAAAACTGCAAAATCCCTGTCCCGCGATCTTGGAATCTTTTGGCCGGTCTCCGTGGTGGAAGTGAACAAGTCGTCAGTCATGGAGGCTGCAAATCAGATCCTTTCGATCATCAACAGTGAGCGCACGCTCGGCAACGATGTTTTACTCAACGTCGCTTCTGCTCTTCAGCCGCTTTCGATGAGTGCATACATTGCCGCAAGCATGAGCAGAGCACGTGTGGTCTCGGCTCTGCCAAACTACAGCGACGATGGTACGCTTGTTGGAGCGCTGGAGATTGTTGAGATTCCGGTTCTGCCGATCGGCTATCCCGGTGCAGAGCAGCAGTTGTTAATTTCCCGTATCGGCGATGGTGTGGAGTCGCTCGATTCGCTGATTTATCTGATGTTTCCGGAGATCGACAAGAATTCAAAGCGGTTCCGCAGCGAGAGGAGCAGACTGTCTCACCATCTCTCAAAGCTTGAGTCCGGCGGATTCATTGTGAAGACTAAGTACGGCAGAAATATTGCGATCCGTTTGACCTGTCTTGGCCAGATGTTTGCACAGGTTATCTCCCGCGGCGATGTGCCCCAGGATGACTAA
- a CDS encoding ABC transporter permease, producing MSKTSSTSVVGKLISPIIFELSIRNLRLNFLRSLLSMVGIIIGVVAITSLGMMGAAFSSDMTSILSSSTNSLTIYSADEKIVDGVSANGLSSKDLRDIEAAIRTVTSDYSLIPMYQGSKSITSGKDAFSASVYGLEPGDIPDLVTISSGKVPRSTEGVLIGQKLADDYDLRIGSRLMMTDKNGATTAVRVVGIMESSGMSLTFSTDRAIVGTATWFESMANTHKLYYSAMVKTGNLDNLDPMVEAIEKRLNGRADRKTDDRVNILDARQFAAAMQEGLGMVSLFLMAIGGISLLVAAIAIFNVMLMSVNERIREIGILRSIGTLRSQVLLMFLYEAIIIGLIGALIGGILSAGASAVVIGLLFGNIALMFTPAVLVYIPYGIIIGVVVCLLSGLYPAWKAANLNPVEALASD from the coding sequence ATGAGTAAAACGTCCTCCACCTCTGTTGTGGGCAAGCTCATTTCTCCGATTATTTTTGAGCTTTCGATACGCAACCTCCGGCTGAATTTTCTGCGGTCGCTTCTCTCGATGGTTGGTATCATTATCGGCGTTGTTGCGATTACGTCGCTTGGTATGATGGGTGCTGCGTTTTCTTCGGATATGACATCGATTCTGTCGTCTTCGACGAACTCGCTGACCATTTATTCAGCTGATGAAAAAATAGTGGACGGAGTTTCGGCGAATGGTCTCTCTTCCAAGGATCTCCGAGATATTGAAGCCGCGATACGAACGGTGACGAGTGACTATTCACTGATTCCTATGTATCAGGGAAGTAAGTCGATTACTTCGGGCAAGGATGCGTTTTCGGCATCAGTTTATGGTCTTGAACCGGGTGATATCCCTGATCTTGTGACGATTTCCAGCGGAAAAGTTCCCCGCAGTACAGAAGGGGTTCTGATTGGTCAGAAGCTTGCGGATGATTATGATCTCCGCATCGGCAGTCGTCTGATGATGACTGATAAGAACGGGGCAACGACCGCCGTGCGTGTTGTTGGTATCATGGAAAGTTCAGGTATGTCACTGACGTTTTCAACGGATCGGGCGATTGTCGGGACTGCGACATGGTTTGAGTCTATGGCAAATACCCACAAGCTGTACTACTCTGCCATGGTGAAGACAGGTAATCTGGATAATCTTGATCCGATGGTTGAGGCGATTGAGAAGCGGCTGAATGGTCGTGCCGACCGCAAGACGGATGATCGTGTGAATATCCTTGATGCCCGGCAGTTTGCTGCGGCGATGCAGGAGGGTCTTGGTATGGTCTCTCTGTTCCTTATGGCTATCGGCGGAATTTCCCTGTTGGTTGCCGCAATTGCGATCTTCAATGTGATGCTGATGAGTGTGAATGAGCGTATCCGCGAGATTGGTATTCTGCGCAGTATCGGAACGCTCCGCAGTCAGGTGCTGCTGATGTTTCTGTATGAAGCAATTATCATTGGTCTGATCGGGGCGCTGATCGGCGGAATCTTGAGCGCCGGTGCGTCGGCGGTGGTGATTGGTCTGCTGTTTGGAAACATCGCTCTGATGTTTACTCCGGCGGTCCTCGTCTACATTCCGTACGGTATTATTATCGGCGTTGTTGTCTGTCTGCTGTCAGGATTGTATCCGGCATGGAAAGCGGCGAATCTGAATCCGGTGGAAGCACTGGCTTCGGATTAA
- a CDS encoding flavodoxin family protein yields MTKVLGICGSAAPKSSTKKLIEAALDAAKTAGAEVEFIDAAKMNIHGCKGCLACKADQAKLCTQKDDMTPLYAKINAADAIIIGSPIYFGENTGQIKCFIDRLYAFIGPEGSRMKPGIKTAAIITQGYDDEKAYVQCANTLVGGFSHLGATAVEPLIVGSLHTADDLKPETIAAAKTLGKKLAE; encoded by the coding sequence ATGACAAAAGTTCTCGGCATTTGCGGTTCGGCTGCACCGAAAAGCAGCACAAAGAAACTGATCGAAGCAGCACTTGACGCGGCAAAGACTGCGGGGGCGGAGGTTGAGTTCATTGATGCGGCAAAGATGAATATTCACGGCTGCAAGGGATGTCTTGCCTGTAAAGCGGATCAGGCGAAACTGTGTACGCAAAAGGATGACATGACGCCGCTGTATGCTAAGATCAATGCTGCGGATGCGATTATTATCGGGTCACCGATTTACTTTGGCGAAAACACGGGCCAGATCAAATGCTTCATCGACCGGCTGTATGCATTTATCGGGCCTGAGGGTTCGAGAATGAAGCCCGGGATAAAGACTGCGGCAATTATAACCCAAGGATATGATGATGAAAAGGCGTATGTGCAGTGTGCGAACACGCTTGTGGGCGGCTTTAGTCATTTAGGTGCAACTGCTGTCGAGCCGCTGATCGTGGGCAGCCTGCACACGGCAGATGATCTGAAACCTGAAACGATCGCAGCGGCAAAAACACTCGGCAAGAAACTTGCAGAGTAA
- a CDS encoding AMP-binding protein translates to MVESYACGVSMKPLLGQTVGQILNSTAAKYPSTDALVSVEQNLRYTWAEFLSAVDDVAKGLMMLGVEHGMRVAIWAMNYAEWVLVQYATAKIGAVMVNINPAYRTFELEYALKQSEVDTLILQGRFKTSDYVGMFYEACPEAFESKPGRLRSEKFPYLRNIVFMGEIPYNGMYRWSEMLEAGRQISDQELSDREDSVEFDDPLNIQYTSGTTGYPKGVVLSHHSVLNNGMIIGDGMKFTEKDKLCIPVPFYHCFGMVLSNMACVTHGTTMVIPSPSFDPEAVMKAVQDERCTAVHGVPTMFIAELEHPNFSRYDFSSLRTGIMAGSPCPIERMREVSDKMNMKEIVIVYGLTETSPGITMSTTDDSLERRVTTVGRVFPHTELIIKDPKTGRIVPLGETGEICARGYMKMKCYYNNPSATAQVIDRNGWLHSGDLGTMDEEGYVKMVGRLKEMVIRGGENLYPREIEEFLHLHKKISDVYVIGVPDEKYGEELMAWVKVEPGQTLTEDEIRDYCTGRIARQKIPRYYKFVDSFPMTVTGKIQKGEMQKVSIAELGLEEVAKIKTA, encoded by the coding sequence ATGGTCGAAAGCTACGCATGCGGCGTGTCCATGAAACCACTTCTTGGACAAACCGTTGGACAAATCCTGAACAGCACTGCAGCGAAGTACCCGAGCACTGACGCTCTCGTCTCCGTTGAACAGAATCTTCGTTACACATGGGCGGAGTTTCTAAGCGCTGTTGATGACGTAGCCAAAGGGCTCATGATGCTTGGCGTCGAACACGGCATGCGTGTTGCCATCTGGGCAATGAACTATGCCGAGTGGGTACTCGTTCAGTACGCCACCGCAAAAATCGGTGCCGTCATGGTCAACATCAACCCTGCTTACCGGACATTTGAACTGGAGTACGCCTTAAAGCAGTCTGAAGTTGACACCCTGATCTTACAGGGACGGTTCAAGACCTCAGACTACGTCGGCATGTTCTACGAAGCATGCCCCGAAGCATTTGAATCAAAACCGGGGAGACTGAGATCAGAAAAGTTCCCGTACCTCAGAAACATCGTCTTCATGGGCGAAATCCCTTACAACGGCATGTACCGATGGAGCGAAATGCTCGAAGCAGGCAGACAGATCTCGGATCAGGAACTCTCCGACCGTGAAGACTCGGTCGAGTTTGACGACCCCTTAAACATCCAGTACACCAGCGGCACCACCGGCTACCCAAAAGGCGTCGTCTTATCCCATCACTCAGTGCTGAACAACGGCATGATCATCGGCGACGGCATGAAGTTCACCGAAAAAGACAAACTCTGCATTCCGGTGCCCTTCTACCACTGCTTCGGCATGGTCCTCTCCAACATGGCCTGCGTCACGCACGGCACCACCATGGTGATTCCCTCTCCCTCCTTTGACCCAGAAGCGGTCATGAAAGCAGTACAGGACGAGCGATGCACCGCCGTGCACGGCGTTCCCACCATGTTCATCGCCGAACTTGAGCACCCGAACTTCTCCCGCTATGACTTCTCCAGTCTCCGCACCGGAATCATGGCAGGTTCCCCCTGCCCGATCGAGCGGATGCGGGAGGTCAGCGACAAGATGAACATGAAAGAGATCGTCATCGTCTACGGTCTCACCGAAACATCCCCGGGAATCACCATGTCCACCACCGATGACAGCCTCGAGCGGCGTGTCACAACCGTCGGCCGTGTTTTCCCTCACACCGAACTCATCATCAAGGACCCGAAAACCGGACGCATCGTACCACTCGGCGAGACCGGTGAAATCTGTGCCCGCGGCTACATGAAAATGAAGTGCTACTACAACAATCCTTCCGCCACCGCACAGGTGATCGACCGCAACGGATGGCTGCACTCAGGCGATCTTGGAACGATGGATGAAGAAGGCTATGTCAAGATGGTCGGCCGGTTAAAGGAGATGGTAATCCGCGGCGGAGAAAATCTGTACCCGCGTGAGATCGAAGAGTTCCTGCACCTGCACAAAAAGATCTCTGATGTTTACGTCATCGGTGTTCCTGACGAAAAATACGGCGAAGAGCTGATGGCATGGGTCAAGGTCGAGCCTGGCCAGACGCTTACCGAAGACGAGATTCGTGATTACTGCACCGGACGCATCGCCCGCCAGAAAATTCCCCGATACTACAAGTTCGTTGACTCGTTCCCGATGACGGTCACCGGAAAAATTCAAAAAGGCGAAATGCAGAAGGTTTCCATCGCTGAACTCGGCCTCGAAGAAGTTGCAAAAATCAAAACTGCATAA
- a CDS encoding HAD family hydrolase, with amino-acid sequence MQKPLLEPAYSAVLFDMDNTLFDFVAAMKRGAAAAADTVGFGTGDQLFSYYLRWKYHIEDHANLQDFMMDNQRFSVDGYLAAVKAFEDAKFTGLAPYPGIPDLLSGLKQKGYRLGIVTDAYEYAAVERLKHTGLDAYFDVVVAYDLTGYKKPHHAPFEYAMSLLDTMPHETIYVGDSIRRDIEPAKALGLAAVYAAYGDRNFYEPNRTCPPRVIVAESPEDIGKILL; translated from the coding sequence ATGCAGAAACCCCTCCTTGAACCTGCCTACTCTGCCGTCCTTTTCGACATGGACAACACACTTTTCGACTTCGTTGCCGCAATGAAACGAGGAGCCGCAGCTGCCGCGGACACCGTGGGCTTTGGAACAGGAGACCAGCTCTTCTCCTACTACCTCCGCTGGAAATATCACATCGAAGACCATGCAAACCTCCAGGACTTCATGATGGACAACCAGAGATTCAGCGTGGACGGATACCTTGCCGCAGTCAAAGCATTTGAAGACGCAAAGTTCACCGGCCTTGCACCCTACCCGGGAATCCCCGACCTTCTCTCAGGACTCAAACAAAAAGGATACCGGCTCGGCATCGTAACCGACGCGTATGAGTATGCCGCAGTCGAGCGGCTGAAACACACCGGTCTTGACGCCTACTTCGACGTCGTCGTTGCATATGATCTCACCGGCTACAAAAAACCGCATCACGCACCGTTTGAGTACGCCATGAGTCTGCTTGACACCATGCCGCACGAGACCATCTATGTCGGCGACTCAATCCGTCGCGACATCGAACCTGCCAAAGCACTCGGACTTGCCGCAGTCTACGCAGCCTACGGTGACCGAAACTTCTACGAACCAAACCGGACCTGTCCGCCACGAGTAATTGTGGCAGAGAGTCCTGAAGATATTGGAAAAATACTTCTCTAA